The window TATTCTTAGGTCCCCTTTCCATGGTGTCTTGAATATATGATGACTAACTTTAACTCTAGGTGCCCCAAAATAATTCATAAATATTTTAATCAAATCATCAAGCTTGAAATTTTTGGGATTGGACAAATATATCTTTTCTTATATTCAATGATAGTGCATATGATAGCATAAGTAAATGCCTG of the Atribacterota bacterium genome contains:
- a CDS encoding toxin HicA — translated: MYLSNPKNFKLDDLIKIFMNYFGAPRVKVSHHIFKTPWKGDLRINIQKDGKMAKLYQVKLVVKALKKLEVNNEDS